The following proteins are co-located in the Ketogulonicigenium robustum genome:
- a CDS encoding ABC transporter ATP-binding protein, with the protein MISASSLALQNVGYRIGSHQILSDLSLAATQGRFLAIVGPNGCGKSTSLRMMAGLIKPAAGQVVLDGQPLAQFTRKALSRQVALLTQSGQVPGNLSVRELVGMGRFAHQTVLSRASAQDDAAIEAALVAMDVQDLADRPAAALSGGQLQRCRMAMTLAQDTGVLLLDEPTTYLDLRFQYGILDKARALARAGRTVVAVLHDFTQASLYADEVAVLSQGRLVAQGAPAAVLDERLVAEVFGVRTQAVHAHGAVFHVPRSAMRLD; encoded by the coding sequence ATGATTTCCGCATCATCGCTGGCGTTGCAGAACGTCGGCTACCGTATCGGATCGCATCAGATCCTGTCTGATCTGTCGCTGGCGGCCACGCAGGGGCGGTTTTTGGCCATCGTCGGGCCGAACGGCTGCGGCAAAAGCACCAGCCTGCGGATGATGGCGGGGCTGATCAAACCCGCAGCTGGGCAGGTGGTACTGGATGGGCAGCCGCTGGCCCAGTTCACCCGCAAGGCGCTGTCGCGGCAGGTCGCGCTGCTGACGCAATCGGGGCAGGTTCCGGGCAACCTGAGTGTGCGCGAGCTGGTAGGAATGGGGCGCTTTGCGCATCAGACCGTCCTCTCGCGCGCCTCGGCGCAGGACGATGCGGCGATCGAGGCTGCGCTGGTGGCGATGGACGTGCAGGATCTGGCCGACCGCCCCGCCGCCGCACTGTCGGGCGGGCAGTTGCAGCGCTGCCGCATGGCGATGACATTGGCGCAAGATACCGGCGTTTTGCTGTTGGACGAGCCGACGACATACCTCGACCTGCGCTTTCAATACGGGATCTTGGACAAAGCGCGTGCACTGGCGCGCGCGGGCCGGACGGTAGTGGCGGTTTTGCACGATTTCACACAGGCCTCTCTCTATGCGGACGAGGTTGCGGTGCTGTCGCAGGGGCGGCTGGTTGCGCAAGGTGCGCCCGCCGCCGTGCTGGACGAGAGGTTGGTCGCCGAGGTTTTTGGGGTTCGCACCCAAGCCGTGCACGCGCATGGCGCGGTTTTCCACGTGCCACGCAGCGCGATGCGGCTTGATTGA
- a CDS encoding ABC transporter substrate-binding protein, whose amino-acid sequence MKSTLLAGLAALCAMPAYAQEMRTITDHSGYEVTYPVAPQRIVSLHDWTTTVMAHELGANLIGSSGRLDNDGNYFIRSARELYGLGFDQIELASVHGDLDMERIATLKPDLIITNVGDTLEYRDQLAQIAPTIMFEPMNGRPPMENYAEFADWLGEGDRFNELKAAYDARIAETKGRFTIDGRAPSYIAIMPNMESGEIRVFRNYGAQSTVLEDLGFTHGAIMDEVPEGRQDANFSPEIVGRLDTDYIFMTHITDRGETRESLMAQLDEIAPGYRDFVPAAQADRFVSMSRFHVYPTTFAAMNYVLEQLDTLQ is encoded by the coding sequence ATGAAATCCACCCTTTTGGCTGGCCTTGCCGCGCTTTGCGCCATGCCCGCCTATGCGCAAGAGATGCGCACAATCACCGACCACAGCGGATACGAGGTGACCTATCCGGTCGCGCCGCAGCGCATCGTCTCGCTGCACGACTGGACGACGACCGTCATGGCGCACGAATTGGGGGCCAATCTGATCGGCTCTAGCGGGCGGCTCGATAACGACGGCAACTACTTCATCCGCTCGGCGCGCGAGCTTTACGGCCTTGGGTTCGACCAGATCGAACTGGCGTCGGTGCATGGCGATCTGGATATGGAGCGCATCGCGACCCTGAAGCCCGACCTGATCATCACGAACGTCGGCGATACGCTGGAATACCGCGACCAGTTGGCCCAAATCGCCCCGACCATCATGTTCGAGCCGATGAATGGCCGCCCGCCAATGGAAAACTACGCCGAATTCGCCGATTGGCTGGGCGAGGGCGACCGCTTCAACGAACTGAAGGCCGCTTACGATGCGCGCATCGCCGAAACGAAAGGCCGTTTCACCATCGATGGCCGTGCGCCCAGCTACATCGCCATCATGCCCAACATGGAATCGGGCGAGATCCGCGTGTTCCGCAACTACGGCGCTCAGTCGACCGTCCTTGAGGATCTGGGCTTTACCCACGGCGCGATTATGGACGAGGTGCCTGAAGGGCGGCAGGATGCCAACTTCTCGCCCGAGATCGTCGGGCGGTTGGACACCGACTACATCTTCATGACCCACATCACCGACCGCGGCGAAACGCGCGAGAGTTTGATGGCGCAGTTGGACGAAATCGCGCCGGGCTACCGCGATTTCGTGCCCGCAGCGCAGGCCGACAGGTTCGTCTCGATGTCGCGGTTCCATGTCTATCCCACGACCTTCGCGGCCATGAACTACGTCCTCGAGCAGTTGGACACGCTGCAATAA
- a CDS encoding MurR/RpiR family transcriptional regulator yields the protein MSIPDRLSDRIAALGPLSPTLARAVAYFDLNRVAVISASAIDLANAIGTSDATVIRAARVLGYGGLSALKRALAAEMAARSPAQDLQTTLDTPRDSLSCAMRDGILAGLGYIERLAAPQAAAAMTAIASQLHHANRIALFGMGPTAALVDYAAQRLTRGGRRVITLTASGAGLADQLLAMRAGDGVLAFSHGAPYREVDVALSEAARLGCPTFLATDNAQSQLIPRVQGHIVIARRGSHRVALNTAILAFIEALDIGLATLGQQASIAQLQRLEGLRHALARADGLPPSRKDKP from the coding sequence ATGAGTATCCCAGACCGCCTTTCAGACAGAATTGCCGCCCTCGGCCCACTTTCACCCACGCTGGCGCGCGCGGTGGCCTATTTCGACCTGAACCGGGTCGCGGTGATCTCAGCCTCGGCGATCGATCTGGCCAACGCGATTGGCACATCTGATGCCACTGTCATTCGCGCCGCTCGTGTGTTGGGGTACGGGGGGCTGAGCGCGCTAAAGCGCGCGCTGGCCGCTGAAATGGCCGCCCGCAGCCCCGCACAAGACCTGCAGACAACACTAGACACACCGCGCGACAGCCTGTCCTGCGCCATGCGCGACGGGATTCTGGCGGGCCTTGGGTATATCGAGAGGTTGGCAGCCCCGCAGGCCGCTGCCGCCATGACGGCCATCGCCAGCCAGTTACATCACGCCAACCGTATCGCGCTGTTCGGCATGGGCCCAACCGCCGCGCTGGTTGACTATGCCGCCCAGCGCCTGACACGCGGCGGGCGTCGGGTCATCACGCTGACTGCCAGCGGCGCAGGCCTTGCCGATCAACTGCTGGCGATGCGGGCTGGTGACGGTGTGCTGGCCTTTTCGCACGGCGCGCCCTACCGCGAGGTTGATGTCGCCCTGTCGGAGGCCGCGCGGCTGGGCTGCCCCACCTTTTTGGCCACCGACAACGCGCAATCGCAGCTGATCCCCCGCGTGCAAGGTCACATCGTGATCGCCCGTCGCGGCAGCCACCGCGTGGCACTGAACACCGCAATTCTGGCCTTTATCGAGGCACTTGATATCGGTCTTGCAACTTTGGGACAGCAAGCCTCGATCGCGCAGTTGCAGCGGTTGGAGGGGTTGCGCCATGCGCTGGCGCGCGCTGACGGCCTTCCCCCGAGCAGAAAAGACAAGCCCTAG
- a CDS encoding DEAD/DEAH box helicase — translation MTDMNIPAPLAAALAEKGYASLTAVQTAAIAPETTGRDLLVSAQTGSGKTVAFGLGMARDILGDSDKLSYAPQPLALAIAPTRELALQVARELEWLYGQAGAVIATCVGGMDYRTERRALERGAHIVVGTPGRLRDHIDRGSLDLTGLRVAVLDEADEMLDLGFREDLEYILNAAPEDRRTLLFSATVPSGIAALARDFQKDALRLVAGGEARQHVDISYQALSVTVRDRDNAIFNLLRFHEAQRAIIFCKTRANVNHLLARMGNRGFKVVALSGELSQAERSHALQALRDGRAQVCIATDVAARGIDLPGLELVIHADLPTNPETLLHRSGRTGRAGSKGVSALIVTPADYKKAQRILRAANVEAEWGKAPGADDVAARDDQRMFDDAILNAPAGEESGIAATLLDRFGADHLAAAFVRLWRSSRPTPEELSEVAAPRAPSEPRARSEFGASQWFRLSAGHVDRAEARWLLPKICDGGAITRDDIGAIRIRENDSFVQIAVAAAPRFGDTMELAPGLIMTRHEGDIPEGRGTPAPRPARKPAAPRRSEFTSARPPREDYAPRDQKPSAPRAAAPEAVEGAAPKTRIKARWSEADKAGRKDRADAPRYDPDAVRPYKARTGAKPAGKPGAKPPFKAAGKTFGAKGAKPAPRSARPGGFDRPKRGDY, via the coding sequence ATGACTGACATGAACATCCCGGCACCGCTGGCAGCAGCGCTTGCCGAAAAAGGCTATGCAAGCCTGACCGCCGTGCAAACCGCCGCAATTGCCCCCGAAACCACTGGCCGCGACCTGTTGGTGTCGGCGCAGACCGGTTCGGGCAAGACCGTGGCCTTCGGCCTTGGTATGGCGCGCGACATTCTGGGCGACAGCGACAAGCTGTCCTACGCGCCGCAGCCTTTGGCGCTGGCCATCGCCCCCACGCGCGAGTTGGCGCTGCAAGTCGCGCGCGAACTAGAATGGCTGTACGGCCAAGCGGGTGCGGTGATCGCCACCTGCGTCGGCGGTATGGACTACCGGACCGAGCGTCGCGCGTTGGAGCGGGGCGCCCACATCGTCGTTGGCACCCCCGGCCGTCTGCGCGACCACATCGACCGTGGCTCGTTGGATCTGACGGGTCTGCGCGTGGCTGTGCTGGACGAAGCTGACGAGATGCTCGACCTCGGCTTCCGCGAAGATCTGGAATATATCCTGAACGCCGCCCCCGAAGACCGCCGCACGCTGCTGTTTTCCGCCACCGTGCCCTCGGGCATTGCGGCGTTGGCGCGCGATTTCCAAAAAGATGCCCTGCGTCTGGTTGCAGGCGGCGAGGCGCGTCAGCACGTCGACATCAGCTACCAAGCCCTGTCGGTCACCGTGCGCGACCGCGACAATGCCATTTTCAACCTGCTGCGCTTCCACGAAGCGCAACGTGCGATCATTTTCTGTAAAACCCGCGCGAACGTGAACCACCTGCTGGCCCGCATGGGTAATCGCGGTTTCAAGGTCGTCGCCTTGTCGGGCGAGCTGTCGCAGGCTGAACGTAGCCATGCGCTTCAGGCGCTGCGCGACGGCCGCGCCCAAGTCTGCATCGCGACCGATGTGGCTGCGCGTGGTATCGACTTGCCCGGACTGGAACTGGTGATCCACGCCGATCTGCCGACCAACCCTGAAACGCTGCTGCACCGCTCGGGCCGGACGGGTCGGGCAGGGTCCAAGGGTGTTTCGGCGCTGATCGTCACCCCCGCCGACTACAAGAAAGCACAGCGCATCCTGCGCGCCGCGAATGTCGAGGCCGAGTGGGGCAAGGCCCCGGGTGCCGACGATGTGGCCGCACGCGATGACCAGCGCATGTTCGACGATGCTATACTGAACGCCCCCGCTGGCGAGGAAAGCGGTATCGCGGCCACGCTGCTCGACCGCTTTGGCGCCGATCATTTGGCGGCGGCTTTCGTGCGTCTGTGGCGTTCGTCGCGCCCGACCCCCGAGGAGCTGTCGGAAGTCGCTGCCCCGCGCGCCCCGTCCGAGCCGCGCGCGCGCAGCGAATTTGGTGCATCGCAATGGTTCCGCCTGTCGGCAGGCCATGTCGATCGTGCCGAAGCCCGCTGGCTGCTGCCCAAAATCTGCGACGGTGGCGCAATCACGCGTGACGACATCGGCGCGATCCGCATTCGTGAAAACGACAGCTTCGTGCAGATTGCCGTCGCGGCTGCCCCGCGCTTTGGCGACACCATGGAATTGGCCCCCGGCCTGATCATGACCCGTCACGAGGGCGATATTCCCGAAGGTCGCGGCACGCCCGCGCCGCGCCCCGCGCGCAAACCTGCTGCGCCCCGCCGCAGCGAGTTTACATCGGCCCGCCCGCCGCGCGAAGATTATGCCCCGCGCGACCAAAAGCCGAGCGCCCCGCGCGCTGCTGCCCCCGAAGCTGTCGAAGGCGCTGCACCCAAGACCCGCATCAAGGCCCGTTGGAGCGAAGCGGACAAGGCTGGTCGTAAAGACCGCGCCGATGCCCCGCGCTACGACCCCGATGCCGTCCGTCCCTATAAGGCGCGCACGGGTGCAAAACCGGCCGGGAAACCCGGCGCCAAGCCGCCCTTTAAGGCGGCAGGCAAGACTTTCGGGGCAAAGGGTGCCAAGCCCGCGCCGCGCAGCGCCCGCCCGGGCGGCTTTGATCGGCCGAAACGCGGCGACTACTAA
- a CDS encoding alanine racemase, with translation MQNTRFTGWQARPSRSIVIDTPTLDRNLAHMQAAAGSAAVWPHIKTHKSPEIARRQRAAGATGLTCALPEEALAMLHAGLGPVTLARPEVDPNQLRALMPHAQRGAVRFTIDHPAHIAAIAAIASGPVDLLVKIDVGLHRMGIAPTIAALQALVAAIPSPLRYAGILSHAGHSYGGASLDAIRQIGAAEVEVMRNLAAAVPAQGEMVVSIGATPTLLAGQDLHSITEIRPGNYALLDMTAVGLGVATRDDIAMAVVATVIGVGAGRVVIDTGSKVLSSDRGAHGTSAVTGYGEVWLDGATAPLTLQRLSEEHGVADSHPDVACDIGQKALVLPNHACPVMNLGGAFTLLPAGQTHLARPTSPEIARQRMMNGR, from the coding sequence ATGCAGAACACTCGCTTTACGGGCTGGCAGGCCCGCCCCTCACGCAGCATCGTCATCGACACGCCGACGCTGGACCGCAACCTCGCACACATGCAGGCGGCGGCAGGATCAGCCGCGGTCTGGCCGCACATCAAAACCCATAAATCGCCCGAAATTGCGCGCCGCCAGCGCGCCGCTGGCGCCACGGGCCTGACATGCGCCCTGCCCGAGGAAGCGCTGGCCATGCTACACGCAGGGCTTGGCCCCGTCACGCTGGCCCGCCCCGAGGTTGACCCCAACCAGCTGCGCGCGCTGATGCCCCACGCCCAGCGCGGCGCGGTGCGGTTCACTATCGATCACCCAGCGCATATCGCGGCCATCGCGGCTATCGCCAGCGGCCCCGTGGATCTGCTGGTGAAAATCGACGTCGGCCTGCACCGCATGGGCATCGCGCCTACGATAGCGGCGTTGCAGGCGTTGGTTGCCGCGATCCCATCGCCGCTGCGCTACGCCGGGATTCTGTCGCACGCGGGGCACAGCTACGGCGGGGCCAGCCTTGATGCCATCCGCCAGATCGGCGCGGCCGAGGTCGAGGTGATGCGCAACTTGGCCGCCGCCGTTCCCGCGCAAGGCGAGATGGTTGTTTCTATCGGCGCGACCCCGACCCTGCTGGCGGGGCAAGACCTGCACAGCATCACCGAAATTCGCCCAGGCAACTACGCGCTGCTGGATATGACAGCGGTCGGCCTTGGCGTGGCGACGCGCGACGATATTGCCATGGCGGTGGTCGCCACGGTCATCGGCGTCGGCGCGGGGCGCGTTGTGATTGATACGGGGTCGAAGGTGCTATCGTCCGACCGCGGGGCCCATGGCACATCCGCCGTCACCGGCTATGGCGAGGTTTGGCTGGATGGCGCGACGGCACCCCTAACGTTGCAGCGCCTTTCCGAAGAACACGGCGTTGCAGACAGCCACCCCGATGTGGCATGCGATATCGGGCAAAAAGCGCTGGTGCTGCCGAACCACGCCTGCCCCGTGATGAATTTGGGCGGCGCCTTTACGCTGCTCCCCGCGGGCCAGACGCATTTGGCCCGCCCCACCAGTCCCGAAATTGCGCGCCAGCGCATGATGAATGGCCGATGA
- a CDS encoding glucan biosynthesis protein, whose product MTTPTPDAAEPFSFDILKEMARTLAASPYVPQDIPDADVLEEVDYDEHNQISFRPEDTLFQDQGNASPVQMFFPGKFFKSPVRIFTLQDGLAHEVNFALDMFDIPSGNPAEGLTNTHGFAGFRVMDAETKLDWMAFLGASYWRTSGYSGQFGLSVRGLALDTAINGPEEFPLFTRFWLEPAENGDLTAYALMESPRATGAYRIQSHRDNGVIQQVSASVYLRGDVERLGIAPLTSMFWYGKNSRFLAADWRPEIHDSDGLQILTGSGEQIWRPLNNPPHTMVNTFQAPNVQGFGLMQRERDFVQYQDDGVFYEKRASVWVAPEGDWGDGNVSLVELRTDDEIHDNIVAFWQPNGPAAAGNSYDFAYKLTWLEDSPATTDAARFIATRVGVGGNPGQVRPEDTVKVVCDFDGHTLTGFGRGDGVTVIASASGAVVGNESVYPVVGQDYWRAMFDIDFSAVAEGDDTPIDVRMYVAREGSAETETLLLQFFPSQLRKLLAAAA is encoded by the coding sequence TTGACAACCCCCACGCCAGACGCAGCCGAACCGTTTTCCTTCGACATTCTGAAGGAAATGGCCCGCACTTTGGCAGCCAGCCCGTATGTCCCGCAAGATATCCCCGACGCCGACGTGCTCGAGGAAGTTGACTACGACGAGCACAACCAGATCAGCTTCCGCCCCGAGGACACCCTGTTCCAAGATCAGGGCAACGCCTCGCCGGTGCAGATGTTCTTCCCTGGCAAGTTTTTCAAAAGCCCGGTGCGGATTTTTACCTTGCAAGACGGCCTCGCGCATGAGGTGAACTTCGCGCTGGATATGTTTGATATTCCATCCGGAAATCCTGCCGAGGGCTTGACGAATACCCACGGTTTTGCAGGCTTTCGGGTAATGGACGCCGAAACCAAACTGGACTGGATGGCCTTCCTTGGCGCGTCTTACTGGCGCACCTCGGGCTATTCAGGGCAGTTCGGGCTGTCGGTGCGTGGCCTTGCGCTGGACACCGCAATCAATGGCCCCGAAGAATTCCCCCTGTTCACCCGCTTTTGGCTGGAGCCTGCCGAAAACGGCGATCTGACCGCCTATGCACTGATGGAAAGCCCGCGCGCGACCGGTGCCTATCGCATCCAATCGCACCGCGACAATGGCGTTATCCAGCAGGTTTCGGCCAGTGTGTATCTGCGCGGCGATGTTGAACGCCTGGGAATTGCGCCCCTGACATCGATGTTCTGGTATGGCAAGAACAGCCGTTTTCTGGCCGCTGACTGGCGCCCCGAAATCCACGATTCCGATGGCCTGCAAATTCTGACCGGCAGCGGCGAGCAGATCTGGCGTCCGCTGAACAACCCGCCCCACACGATGGTCAACACGTTCCAAGCCCCCAACGTCCAAGGCTTTGGCCTGATGCAGCGCGAGCGGGATTTTGTGCAGTACCAAGACGATGGCGTGTTCTATGAAAAGCGCGCCAGCGTCTGGGTCGCCCCCGAGGGCGACTGGGGCGACGGCAACGTCAGCTTGGTCGAACTGCGCACGGACGACGAGATCCACGACAATATCGTGGCGTTCTGGCAGCCGAACGGCCCTGCCGCGGCGGGCAACAGCTACGACTTCGCCTACAAGCTGACATGGTTGGAGGACTCGCCCGCCACCACCGACGCCGCGCGCTTTATCGCGACGCGCGTAGGTGTCGGCGGCAACCCAGGCCAAGTCCGCCCCGAAGATACAGTCAAGGTCGTGTGTGATTTTGATGGTCACACGCTGACGGGCTTTGGGCGTGGCGACGGGGTGACTGTCATCGCCTCGGCATCGGGGGCGGTTGTTGGCAACGAAAGCGTCTATCCTGTGGTCGGGCAAGACTACTGGCGCGCGATGTTCGACATCGACTTTTCGGCGGTGGCTGAGGGCGATGACACGCCGATCGACGTCCGCATGTATGTCGCGCGCGAAGGCAGTGCCGAGACCGAGACCCTGCTTCTGCAGTTTTTCCCCTCGCAATTGCGAAAGCTGCTGGCCGCTGCCGCCTGA
- a CDS encoding FecCD family ABC transporter permease: protein MMRVVVLCGAAAVLAALCALHLWLGAAAMDFSTIADAFFAYDPKNYSHVVVIKQRLTRLVVALYAGGALAVSGYLLQKIMQNGLVSPSTLGISAGATNFVVLSVYLGWLGGAWQFLPALLGGVAALAMTFGLSNLLRGQGDRRLTLVLAGAMIGTLFSSLTTFVVSLDADRFTTLIGWLIGNIGNFDYVALIPMAPLGVVAIVAAAFAARAVDVLMLGDDQAAVMGVNVRAVYAVTLLIAIVLAVSAVTVVGPIGFVGLVVPHIVRIFVGDTGRLALWLNLIGGAAVLTAADILARVALAPRVMNVGTIMGLAGGTIFLVLVLAAARRGGRI, encoded by the coding sequence ATGATGCGGGTGGTGGTCCTTTGTGGTGCGGCGGCAGTTCTGGCTGCGCTGTGCGCGCTGCACCTGTGGCTGGGCGCGGCCGCGATGGATTTCAGCACGATTGCCGATGCGTTTTTTGCCTATGACCCCAAAAATTACAGCCATGTCGTTGTTATCAAACAACGCCTGACCCGTTTGGTAGTTGCGCTTTATGCGGGCGGCGCATTGGCTGTGTCGGGGTATCTACTGCAGAAAATCATGCAGAACGGGCTGGTGTCCCCCTCGACGCTGGGGATCAGCGCGGGGGCGACAAATTTCGTTGTGCTGTCGGTTTATCTGGGTTGGCTTGGCGGGGCGTGGCAATTCTTGCCCGCGCTGCTGGGCGGCGTTGCGGCGCTGGCGATGACATTCGGCCTGAGCAATCTGTTGCGCGGGCAGGGCGACCGTCGCCTGACGCTGGTGTTGGCCGGCGCGATGATAGGGACGCTGTTTTCGTCGCTGACGACCTTTGTCGTGTCGTTGGACGCAGATCGCTTTACCACGCTGATTGGTTGGCTGATCGGCAATATCGGCAACTTCGACTATGTCGCGCTGATCCCAATGGCGCCGTTGGGGGTGGTTGCCATTGTAGCAGCGGCATTCGCCGCGCGGGCGGTTGATGTGCTGATGCTGGGCGATGATCAGGCCGCAGTGATGGGGGTAAACGTGCGCGCGGTTTATGCCGTGACGTTGCTGATCGCGATTGTGCTGGCCGTCAGCGCGGTGACCGTGGTGGGGCCGATCGGCTTCGTCGGGCTGGTCGTGCCGCATATCGTGCGGATCTTTGTGGGTGATACGGGGCGCCTTGCGCTATGGCTCAACCTGATTGGGGGGGCGGCAGTGCTGACAGCGGCCGACATTCTGGCACGGGTCGCGCTGGCCCCGCGTGTGATGAATGTGGGCACGATTATGGGGCTGGCAGGGGGCACGATCTTTCTGGTCTTGGTGCTGGCGGCGGCGCGGCGCGGAGGCCGGATATGA
- a CDS encoding FecCD family ABC transporter permease, whose amino-acid sequence MSKTVVLRLGANISLPFSRRFLVALPLLVAALLVSMFAALNMGAMQTQLGDVWAALTTPADQWSDEARSVALFRLPRILAAVLAGAMLAVSGYLLQVVSRNGLADPGILGLSDGATVAVMVTSFLMPAVAVGALGGVALVGALGVALLVLGLGRRMLQSGGIILVGLSVNIVLGAVVEVILVSGSAMQFSRLLVWSRGTLASVDAGDLRFMAIWCAAMIPCVLLVSRWLAPLLLGPQTAESLGLRVGPAYALFVVLAAAAAAPVVATCGPVAFVGLMSSYIARGLVGDRPGEVLVTAMLAGGLILLWADTLGRTLFSPIIVSAGIMVSVVGVLSFILAARLGQRRSARQE is encoded by the coding sequence ATGAGCAAAACCGTCGTTCTACGCCTTGGCGCAAACATTAGCCTGCCGTTTAGTCGGCGCTTTCTGGTGGCGCTGCCGCTGTTGGTGGCCGCACTGTTGGTCAGCATGTTTGCCGCGCTGAACATGGGCGCGATGCAGACGCAGCTGGGCGATGTCTGGGCTGCGCTGACGACCCCCGCAGATCAGTGGTCGGACGAGGCGCGCAGCGTCGCGCTGTTCCGCCTGCCGCGCATTTTGGCGGCCGTGCTGGCGGGGGCGATGTTGGCGGTGTCTGGGTATCTGCTGCAGGTCGTTTCGCGCAACGGGTTGGCTGACCCGGGTATTCTGGGGCTGTCCGACGGGGCGACGGTCGCGGTGATGGTTACCAGCTTCCTGATGCCTGCCGTCGCGGTCGGGGCGCTTGGCGGTGTGGCGCTGGTGGGGGCGCTGGGGGTTGCGCTGCTGGTGCTGGGCCTCGGGCGGCGGATGCTGCAAAGCGGCGGCATCATTCTGGTGGGGTTGTCGGTCAACATCGTGCTGGGCGCGGTGGTCGAGGTCATCCTCGTTTCAGGCTCGGCCATGCAGTTCTCGCGCTTGCTGGTGTGGTCGCGCGGGACGCTGGCCTCGGTCGACGCGGGGGATTTGCGTTTCATGGCCATCTGGTGCGCCGCGATGATCCCTTGCGTGCTGCTGGTCAGCCGCTGGCTGGCGCCGTTGCTGCTGGGCCCGCAAACGGCTGAAAGCTTGGGCCTGCGCGTGGGGCCTGCCTATGCGCTGTTCGTGGTGCTGGCGGCCGCGGCTGCCGCGCCGGTCGTGGCGACGTGCGGGCCGGTGGCATTTGTGGGCCTGATGTCGTCCTACATCGCGCGCGGCCTGGTGGGCGACCGGCCTGGCGAAGTTCTGGTCACCGCAATGCTGGCGGGTGGGCTGATCTTGCTGTGGGCCGACACGTTGGGCCGTACGCTTTTCTCGCCCATCATCGTCTCGGCCGGGATCATGGTCTCGGTCGTGGGGGTGCTTTCTTTCATCCTTGCCGCACGGCTGGGGCAACGACGTTCCGCTAGACAGGAGTAA
- a CDS encoding SDR family NAD(P)-dependent oxidoreductase, producing the protein MEITFNGKTGIVTGAASGIGKAIAADYASAGGTVIVADLKQDAADKAAAEIVAAGGKAFGFAGNVANADDAQRAVEFAVAQTGALHHFVNNAGIGGASAPVGAYPVDSWRSVIDVNLIGVFLGMRFAIPAIKAAGGGAIVNIASVMGAVGIANSSAYVAAKHGVVGLTKSAALEHAVDNIRVNSVGPGFIQTPLLDANSDDATRTFLGSQHALNRLGQPEEVAALTLFLLSDHASFITGSYHLVDGGYTAK; encoded by the coding sequence ATGGAAATCACGTTCAACGGGAAAACCGGCATCGTTACCGGCGCGGCGTCGGGTATCGGCAAGGCCATTGCGGCTGATTATGCATCTGCGGGCGGAACGGTGATTGTCGCCGACCTGAAGCAAGACGCAGCAGATAAAGCCGCGGCCGAGATTGTAGCCGCGGGCGGTAAGGCCTTTGGCTTTGCAGGAAACGTCGCAAATGCGGATGACGCGCAGCGCGCCGTCGAATTTGCGGTCGCCCAAACCGGTGCGCTGCACCATTTCGTCAACAACGCGGGCATCGGTGGCGCCTCGGCCCCCGTGGGCGCGTATCCCGTGGATAGCTGGCGGTCGGTGATCGATGTCAACCTGATCGGCGTGTTCTTGGGGATGCGGTTCGCCATTCCCGCGATTAAAGCTGCCGGCGGCGGGGCGATTGTGAACATCGCTTCTGTCATGGGCGCGGTCGGAATTGCCAATTCATCGGCTTATGTCGCGGCCAAACATGGCGTTGTCGGGCTGACCAAATCGGCCGCGCTGGAACACGCGGTTGACAATATCCGCGTCAACTCGGTCGGGCCCGGTTTCATCCAAACGCCGCTGCTTGATGCGAATTCCGACGACGCCACGAGGACATTTCTGGGCAGCCAACATGCGCTGAACCGTCTGGGCCAGCCCGAGGAAGTAGCGGCGCTGACGTTGTTCCTGCTGTCGGATCACGCCAGCTTCATCACCGGATCGTATCATCTGGTCGATGGCGGCTATACGGCCAAATAG